TGCCTTGCAATTTCAGAGAGTGAAATCCCACACGAAGATATACCTGCAATTCAAAGAGAATGGTTTTCAAACCTGCAAGAGCTGGAAGCCGGACTTTGCAATATTACATACCATCGGAACTGTTCAGATATGGAAGAAACATCAGAACATTTCCTGTGTGTGCATGGCAGATTTTATGAATACAATGAGTGAAAGGAAGTGACCGTTTATGATTGATGATATGCAAGTCTATATAGCCAATCTTGGCAAGTACAATGAGGGAGAACTGGTCGGGGACTGGTTCTCTTTTCCGTTGGACGAAGAAGTGATTGCAGAACGTATCGGCTTAAATGTAGAGTACGAAGAATACGCAATCCATGATACGGACAACTTCCCGATGGAGATTAGCGAATACATTTCCATCGAAGAACTGAACCGTATCTATGAGCAGTTGGAAGAATTACCGGATTACCTGCTGGACGACTTGGACAGTTTTATATCCTGCTATGGAAGTCTGGAAGAACTGGTGGAACATAAGGACGACATCATTCTGTATTCCGGCTGTGAAACGATGACCGATTTAGCCTACTATCTGATTGATGAAGAACAGATACTCGGAGAAATCCCGTCCTCTTTACAGAACTATATCGACTATGAAGCCTACGGGCGTGACCTCGATATAGAGGGGACATTTATTGCAACAAACGCTGGTATCTGTGAGGTACTGCGTTAAGGGCTGGCAGATCAGCACCGCCACTGGTGCTACTGTCAGCTTTTCTCTTGGGGGCAGTCTGGAAAATCCGGCTGTCCCTGTTGTTAGGAAAATGAAGAAAGGAGCATTTACAAGTGAAGAAAATCCGAAGTTATACAAGTATCTGGAACGTGGAAAAGGTACTGTATGCCATCAATGATGTAAACCTGCCATTCCCTGTGACCTTTACCCAGATTACATGGTTCGTGCTGACGGAATTTATCATCATTCTGTTTGCAGATATACCGCCACTTTCCATGATTGAGGGTGCGTTTTTGAAATATTTCGGGATTCCCGTTGCCCTTACATGGTTTATGTCACAGAAAACCTTTGACGGGAAAAAGCCATACAGTTACATCAAGACGATGGTTCTGTATGCCCTGCGTCCTAAAGTGACTTATGCCGGAAAAGCCGTGAACCTGCATAAGCAGAAATTTGAGGAAACTATCACGGCAGTAAGGAGTGTGACCTATGTCCCCGATTAAATATATCGACAATAACCTTGTCTGGAATAAGGACAATGAGGTGTTCGCCTACTATGAGCTGATACCGTACAATTATTCATTCTTATCCCCAGAGCAGAAATACCTTGTGCATGACAGCTTCCGTCAGCTTATAGCACAGTCCCGTGAGGGAAAGATTCATGCGTTGCAGATTGCAACCGAAAGTTCAATCCGAAGCATACAGGAACAGTCAAAGAAGCTGGTAACTGGAAAGCTCCGTGAGGTAGCAATCCAAAAGATAGACGACCAGACCGAAGCCCTTGTATCCATGATAGGTGATAATCAAGTGGATTACCGTTTCTTTCTGGGATTCAAGCTCATGGTCACAGAGGACGAAGTCAATCTGAAGAACATCAAAAAATCGGTATTTCTGACATTCCGTGAGTTTTTGAATGAGGTAAGGCACACGCTGATGAATGACTTTGTTTCCATGAGCAATGATGAAATCAACCGTTATGCGAAGATGGAAAAACTGCTGGAAAACAAAATCTCCCGTAGATTCAAAATCCGCCGACTGGAAGCCAAAGACTTTGCGTATCTGATGGAACACCTCTACGGCAGGGACGGGATAGCCTATGAAGATTATGTGTATCCTCTGCCAAAAAGAAAATTAAAAAGGGAAACACTGATTAAGTATTATGACCTTATCCGTCCTACCCGTTGCGTGGTGGAAGAAAGCCAGCGATATTTGCGTCTGGAACATGAGGACAGCGAAAGTTATGTGTCCTACTTTACGGTCAATGCCATTGTCGGGGAGCTGGACTTCCCATCATCGGAAATCTTTTATTTCCAGCAACAGCAGTTCACATTCCCTGTGGATACTTCCATGAATGTTGAGATTGTGGGAAATAAGAAAGCCTTAACCACTGTCCGTAACAAGAAAAAGGAATTAAAGGACTTGGATAATCACGCCTATCAAGCTGGAAATGAAACAAGTTCAAATGTGGTGGAAGCCTTGGACAGTGTCGATGAACTGGAAACAGACTTAGACCAGAGTAAGGAAAGTATGTACAAGTTAAGCTACGTCATACGGGTGTCTGCACCCGATCTTGACGAACTGAAACGCCGTTGTGATGAGGTTAAGGATTTTTACGATGATTTGAATGTGAAGCTGGTTCGTCCTGCCGGAGATATGCTTGGACTGCATGGAGAATTTCTTCCAGCCAGCAAGCGTTACATCAATGATTATATCCAGTATGTGAAATCAGATTTTTTAGCCGGACTTGGTTTTGGAGCTACCCAGATGTTGGGAGAAAATACAGGAATTTATATCGGATATTCCGTGGATACAGGAAGAAATGTCTACCTGCAACCGTCCCTTGCCAGTCAAGGGGTAAAAGGTACGGTCACAAATGCGTTGGCTTCTGCCTTTGTGGGTTCGCTTGGTGGTGGAAAATCATTCTGTAATAACCTGCTGGTGTATTATTCCGTCCTGTTCGGTGGACAGGCAGTTATCCTAGACCCGAAAAGTGAGCGTGGGAACTGGAAAGAAACACTGCCGGAGATTGCAGAGGAAATCAACATTGTAAATCTCACCAGCGACAAGGAAAATGCAGGGCTTCTTGACCCGTTTGTAATTATGAAAGATAAAGAGGACGGAGCTACACTGGCAAAAGAAATTTTAACATTTTTAACAGGTATCTCAACCCGTGATGGAGACAAGTTCCCTGTGCTTATCAGTGCAATCAGCAAAGTATCAGAAAGTGAACACAGAGGATTGCTAAATGTTATCACAGAATTACGGAAAGAAAATACGCCTATTGCAAACCATATCGCAAATCATATTGACAGTTTTACAAATTATGATTTTGCACACCTGCTCTTTTCAGACGGAACAGCGAAAAATACTATCAGTCTGGATAACCAGCTCAATATCATACAGGTTGCGGATTTGGTTCTGCCGGATAAAGATACTACTTTTGACGAATACACGACCATTGAATTATTATCGGTGGCAATGTTGATTGTAATATCTACCTTTGCCTTAGACTTTATCCATTCAGAC
The sequence above is drawn from the Coprococcus comes ATCC 27758 genome and encodes:
- a CDS encoding conjugal transfer protein — protein: MKKIRSYTSIWNVEKVLYAINDVNLPFPVTFTQITWFVLTEFIIILFADIPPLSMIEGAFLKYFGIPVALTWFMSQKTFDGKKPYSYIKTMVLYALRPKVTYAGKAVNLHKQKFEETITAVRSVTYVPD
- a CDS encoding antirestriction protein ArdA; protein product: MIDDMQVYIANLGKYNEGELVGDWFSFPLDEEVIAERIGLNVEYEEYAIHDTDNFPMEISEYISIEELNRIYEQLEELPDYLLDDLDSFISCYGSLEELVEHKDDIILYSGCETMTDLAYYLIDEEQILGEIPSSLQNYIDYEAYGRDLDIEGTFIATNAGICEVLR
- a CDS encoding ATP-binding protein; its protein translation is MSPIKYIDNNLVWNKDNEVFAYYELIPYNYSFLSPEQKYLVHDSFRQLIAQSREGKIHALQIATESSIRSIQEQSKKLVTGKLREVAIQKIDDQTEALVSMIGDNQVDYRFFLGFKLMVTEDEVNLKNIKKSVFLTFREFLNEVRHTLMNDFVSMSNDEINRYAKMEKLLENKISRRFKIRRLEAKDFAYLMEHLYGRDGIAYEDYVYPLPKRKLKRETLIKYYDLIRPTRCVVEESQRYLRLEHEDSESYVSYFTVNAIVGELDFPSSEIFYFQQQQFTFPVDTSMNVEIVGNKKALTTVRNKKKELKDLDNHAYQAGNETSSNVVEALDSVDELETDLDQSKESMYKLSYVIRVSAPDLDELKRRCDEVKDFYDDLNVKLVRPAGDMLGLHGEFLPASKRYINDYIQYVKSDFLAGLGFGATQMLGENTGIYIGYSVDTGRNVYLQPSLASQGVKGTVTNALASAFVGSLGGGKSFCNNLLVYYSVLFGGQAVILDPKSERGNWKETLPEIAEEINIVNLTSDKENAGLLDPFVIMKDKEDGATLAKEILTFLTGISTRDGDKFPVLISAISKVSESEHRGLLNVITELRKENTPIANHIANHIDSFTNYDFAHLLFSDGTAKNTISLDNQLNIIQVADLVLPDKDTTFDEYTTIELLSVAMLIVISTFALDFIHSDRSIFKIVDLDEAWAFLNVAQGETLSNKLVRAGRAMNAGVYFVTQSSGDVSKESLKNNIGLKFSFRSTDTNEIKQTLEFFGLDSEDENNQKRLRDLENGQCLMQDLYGRVGVVQIHPVFVELLHAFDTRPPIKSEVDLE